AGCTGAAAGGCTTCAACCTGAGCGGAAAGCGGGAAGCGGACCTGAAAAACATCCAGGAATTCCTGAGCCGATGGAAGGGTGTCGGCCGGATACCGGGCAACAAGAAACACCTGAATGCCAAATTCTACAAGATCCTGGATGCGCTCTTCCGGAAAATGGGAGTCAGCAAGGCGGAAGCGGATATCCTGAAATACGGCAACAAGATCCAGAAGCTGTCCGACGAAGAAGATTCCCGCGCCATTGAGCAGGAACGCCAATTTGTCCGAAAGAAAATCGAGGAAAACAAAAGCGCCATCCGCCAGCTGGAGAATAACCTGGAATTCTTCTCGGATCCCTCCGAGGACAACCCGCTGGTGAAGGATGTGATCGCCAACATCGACCGGCAAAAGAAAACGCTGGCCAACTGGAAGGCCAAGTTGAAAAAGCTGAACATCCTGCGCAACGAGCGCAACCGGGCCGAAGAGGCCGGGGATTCGGAGGATACGGAAGGGGAAACGGATACCGACGGACAGGATTCAGAAAACCAGGATTCAGAAAACCAGGATTCCGGCAACTCGGAGAAAGCCGAAGCTTCTCAGCAATCCGGGTAACCCGGCGCCACGGGAATACGCTAGGCCACCGGTTCGCCGATCAGGTCAAAATCTCCCGCTTCGGTCACCCGGATTTCGGCAAAATCCCCAACCCTCAGGTAATGTTTTGCGGCATCCACGCGCACTTCGTTGTCCACATCCGGGGAATCAAATTCCGTACGCCCTATAAAATACCCGCCTTCCTGCCGGTCGATCATACAGCGAAAGGTCTTCCCCACCTTTTCCTGGTTCAGCTCCCAGGAAATCTGGGCCTGCAACTCCATAATCTCAGATGCGCGGGCTTGTTTGGTCGCTTCGGAAACATCGTCTTCGAGGTTGAACGCATGGGTATTTTCCTCGTGGGAATACGTAAAACAGCCCAGGCGCTCAAACCGCGTCTCCCGCACCCATTCTTTCAGGATTTCAAAATCTGCATCGGTCTCCCCGGGATATCCCACTATCAGCGTTGTGCGAATAGCCATCCCGGGAACCTTTTCCCGAAAAGCCTCCAGGAGCCGGGTTGTTTTTGCCCGGGTGGTTCCGCGCCGCATACTTTTGAGGATGGGGTCGGAAATGTGCTGCAACGGGATATCGATATAGTTGCAGACCTTCGGTTCAGCCCGCATGACCTCCAGAACATCCATCGGAAAACCGGTGGGGAAAGCGTAGTGCAGGCGGATCCACTCGATGCCTTCAACCTTCGCCAGGGCGCGTAATAAATCGGCCAGGGCCCGCTTCTTATACAGGTCCAGCCCGTAATAGGTAAGGTCCTGGGCTATCAGGATGAGCTCTTTGACCCCTTTGGCTGCCAGGGACTCCGCCTCCCGGACCAGGTCTTCGACCGGCTGGCTGCGATGCCCGCCCCGCATCAGCGGGATAGCGCAAAATGAACAGGGTCGGTCGCACCCTTCGGCGATTTTCAGGTAGGCATAGTTGGCCGGGGTTGTGGTGAGCCGCTCCCCTACCAGTTCGTGCCGGTAATCCGCCCCGAGGGCTTTCAGGAGCCGGGGCAGATCGCGCGTGCCGAAGTAGGCGTCCACATCCGGGATTTCCTTTTCCAGGTCCGGTTTGTAGCGTTCGCTCAGGCAGCCCGTCACGAAGACCTGGTCTACCCGGCCGTCTTCCTTCTGCCGGACGTATTCCAGGATGGTATTGACGCTTTCTTCCTTGGCATTGGCGATAAACCCGCAGGTATTGATCACAACGATATTCCCCTCCCCTTCGTGCACCACGTCTTTCTCAGAGGCCTTCAGCTGCCCCATGAGCACCTCGGAATCGTAGAGGTTTTTGGAGCAACCCAGGGTCACCACGTTTATCCGGTTCTTTTTGGAAGATTTTGTCCGCATGCCAAATCGTTGATTGGGGCGCAAAAGTACGAACTACGGCAGGAAGTTCGGCTCCCGGGAGACGAAAATGGCGCGGAATTCGTTATTTGTATATGTATTGGCCCGGTAAAAAGATATCAATTGCAGCTGCCGCAACCCTGTTGGTCCTGTTGGCAGCGGGCGTCTCGTGCACCTCGGATACGGAACCGGCCGATACCACGCCTCCCGCGAAAACCGGACGCTACTTTCCGGATCCGGTCAGCTTTGCCGAATGGGAAACCACAGACCCCTCCGACCTGGGCTGGGACAGCGCAGCCGAGTCGGATCTCGATACATTCCTGGCTTCCAGCGGTACCCGTGCACTGATTATCCTGAAATCCGGACGCATAGCCAAAGAGACGTATTTCGGGACGTTTACCCGGGACAGCCTTTGGTACTGGGCCTCAGCGGGAAAAACACTTACGGCCTTCTCTGTAGGCCTGGCCGTGCAGGAAGGCTTTATCGACACGGGGGACGCCACTTCCGACTACCTCGGCGCGGGATGGACTTCGGCCCCGGCCGAAAAGGAAGCCCTGATCACCGTGGGGGACCAGCTCCGGATGACCACGGGCCTGAACGACCTGGCATTTGATTGCGTCAGTCCGGGTTGCCTTGAGTACCTGGCCGATGCCGGGGAGCGATGGGCCTATCACAATGGCCCGTATACTTTGCTGCAATCCGTGGTGGCGGCAGGGACCTCGGAAAGCTTCACCGCCTTTTTCAACTCCCGCCTGCGCAACCGAATTGGCATGGACGGCCTATGGTTCAGCACCAATGGCAGCAACAATGTGTATTTCAGCACGGCCCGCAGCATGGCGCGGTTCGGGCTCCTGGTTCTCGGACGCGGCAGCTGGGGGGATACTGAAATCCTGGAAGACGGGGATTTCCTGGAGGACATGCTGACGCCGTCCCAGTCGTTGAACGCCTCATACGGCTACCTGTGGTGGCTCAATGGGAAAAGCAGCTATATGTTACCCGCGTCCCAGGTGGTCTTCCCCGGGGAGCTGATGCCGCAGGCTCCTTCCGACCTCCTTGCCGGGCTGGGCAAGAACGACCAGAAACTCTATATTGTGCCTTCTCAGGAACTCGTCATTATCCGGATGGGGGACGATGCGGGGGAGAGCCTGGCAGGACCCTCCAGTTTTGACAATACGCTCTGGCAGCACCTCAGTGCCTATATGAACCTCTGATTTTTAATCGGCATACCCCTCCGGCATCCTTCGGACCGGTAAACGCATTTCAAATGCCCGGCCCAATTCGAGCAATTGCTTCTCCTGGAAGGGACGGGCAATGAAGGTGAGCCCGGCTGGTTCCCCGCTTTCGCGATACCCCATGGGCACGCACAGGGCGGGGTGGCGCCCCAGGGCGGCATAGGCCGCATGCCGGTTGTTCACCGATAGCACGGCGTCCAGTTGATGGGCATTCCAGGGTACCGTGAAATAATCCATACCGGCTGCCAAAAGGCGTGCTTTGAGAGCCTCGAGGTCTTCCGGGCCGGTTGTATCCCCGAGGATTCCCTCCAGCCTTCCCTGCCCGTAGGGCGCACGGACCAGGCTGTCCTCCCTGTTAAAGGCCACCAGGTCGGCCACGTCGGAAATTCGCACGGCATCCCGGTTGCGAACGCGTTTTTGGAGGTAGGCGGGCAGGTCTTTTCGCATATCCCCATTAAGCAGTTTCGAAAAGCCATCCAGGTCTGTTTCCGGCGGGGTAATCGGGATGATTTCCGCACCGGCCTCCCGCAATACCCGGATGGCGCGGCGGTATAGGGAATCCGACTCGGAAATGGCCTCAAAAATACCAAAGCGGCGGCCCGCAAGGGCAACAGGTTCCACCCGGTGTCCGTTTATCAGCGTAGGGGTTTCCAGTGCAACGGGGTCTTCGGAATCATAGCCCCGCATGGCGTCGAGCAGGATGGCCGCATCGGTAACCGTACGGGCCATCGGGCCCGGGGTATCCAGGGTGGATGAAATCGGCACGATTCCCGTTCGGCTCAGCAGGCTCACGGTAGGCTTGAGGCCCACTACGGAGTTTTGGCCGGAAGGAGACAGGATGGAGCCGGAAGTCTCGGTCCCCACGGCCCCCATGGCATATCCTGCAGCCACGGCCGTGCCACTTCCCGAACTGGAGCCTCCCGTTTCGAATTGGCGGCGCCCGTAAGGATTGAGGGTTTGGCCGCCCAGAGCGCTGTAACCCACCGGACATCCGTCGCAAAAGTAGTAGGCCCATTCACTCAGGTTCACCTTCCCCAGAATCACAGCCCCGTTCATCTGCAGCTGGTTCACGATAAATGCATCTTCCGTGCGGTTCTCCTGCAGGGCCACTGCCCCGGCGGTAGTCGGCATGGATTCCGTGTCGATATTGTCCTTGAGTAAGACCGGCATGCCGAAGACCGGGTGCCGCTCAGCGTCCGGCACCAGGCGCAGGACTTCGTCCTTTTTACGGGCCTCCTCCAGCGCGTTCGGGTTGATGGCCAGGACCGTATTGAGCGTGGTGGCATGGGGCAATTCGTAGGTGTAGATCCGATAGAGGAAAAAGCGCGTCAATTCCTCATAGGTCAGGGTACCGCCAAGGATTTGCTCCTGGATTTCCGGTATGGAACGCCCCAGAATGAGGCCTCGTAACTCCCGGTAGCGGGCGGGGTCCAGGGAAAGCGCCTCCGCGTATAAGGGCCGGAAGATATCGTTCTTGTCGGTAACCCGGGACTGAATCAGCTTATAGCGCATCCTCCGGTTGGGGTGATCGGCATTGGCCGCTACCTCGGAGGCGTCGTCATAGGGCTCCCAAATGCGCTCGGGAACATCTTCCCGGGCGCGATCTGCAGAGGTGTTCCCGTCCTTGCAGGAAAATTGAAGGGCGGCACATGCCATCAGGGACGAAATGCCCAATACAAATACTATCCGCCTTCGGATGCTAGCTGGTTTTTCCATAGTTCGATATTCCTTTTGCTTATGCGAACAAATTCATCCTTGCCCTCTGCCCTTGCGAGCTCCATGGACCGTGTGGCCGCCCGGATGGCTTCTTTCAGGGCACCTTTCCGGGCGAGGAGCAGGGATCGGACCCGGTGAAAATAATACGTGTCGCCCCCGAGTTCCAGGGCGCGGTCTACATAGTCCAGGGCGCGGTCGGTGTCCCTGCCTGATTCCTGCAGGTAGCGGGCAGCCTCGTAATAGGTCTGGGCCGTTGGATCCCGGGAGAGTGCCCGTTGGATTTCCGCCTCCATGGCACTTCGGGTATCCACCGCAATCGGGATGCGGATGCGGGTATGGTCCCAGTGCCAGACCATTTGGGCCCCGTCGTGCCGGATGCTGTCAAAGCTGATCTCG
This genomic window from Robiginitalea biformata HTCC2501 contains:
- a CDS encoding amidase family protein, producing MEKPASIRRRIVFVLGISSLMACAALQFSCKDGNTSADRAREDVPERIWEPYDDASEVAANADHPNRRMRYKLIQSRVTDKNDIFRPLYAEALSLDPARYRELRGLILGRSIPEIQEQILGGTLTYEELTRFFLYRIYTYELPHATTLNTVLAINPNALEEARKKDEVLRLVPDAERHPVFGMPVLLKDNIDTESMPTTAGAVALQENRTEDAFIVNQLQMNGAVILGKVNLSEWAYYFCDGCPVGYSALGGQTLNPYGRRQFETGGSSSGSGTAVAAGYAMGAVGTETSGSILSPSGQNSVVGLKPTVSLLSRTGIVPISSTLDTPGPMARTVTDAAILLDAMRGYDSEDPVALETPTLINGHRVEPVALAGRRFGIFEAISESDSLYRRAIRVLREAGAEIIPITPPETDLDGFSKLLNGDMRKDLPAYLQKRVRNRDAVRISDVADLVAFNREDSLVRAPYGQGRLEGILGDTTGPEDLEALKARLLAAGMDYFTVPWNAHQLDAVLSVNNRHAAYAALGRHPALCVPMGYRESGEPAGLTFIARPFQEKQLLELGRAFEMRLPVRRMPEGYAD
- a CDS encoding serine hydrolase domain-containing protein — encoded protein: MYWPGKKISIAAAATLLVLLAAGVSCTSDTEPADTTPPAKTGRYFPDPVSFAEWETTDPSDLGWDSAAESDLDTFLASSGTRALIILKSGRIAKETYFGTFTRDSLWYWASAGKTLTAFSVGLAVQEGFIDTGDATSDYLGAGWTSAPAEKEALITVGDQLRMTTGLNDLAFDCVSPGCLEYLADAGERWAYHNGPYTLLQSVVAAGTSESFTAFFNSRLRNRIGMDGLWFSTNGSNNVYFSTARSMARFGLLVLGRGSWGDTEILEDGDFLEDMLTPSQSLNASYGYLWWLNGKSSYMLPASQVVFPGELMPQAPSDLLAGLGKNDQKLYIVPSQELVIIRMGDDAGESLAGPSSFDNTLWQHLSAYMNL
- the rimO gene encoding 30S ribosomal protein S12 methylthiotransferase RimO, producing the protein MRTKSSKKNRINVVTLGCSKNLYDSEVLMGQLKASEKDVVHEGEGNIVVINTCGFIANAKEESVNTILEYVRQKEDGRVDQVFVTGCLSERYKPDLEKEIPDVDAYFGTRDLPRLLKALGADYRHELVGERLTTTPANYAYLKIAEGCDRPCSFCAIPLMRGGHRSQPVEDLVREAESLAAKGVKELILIAQDLTYYGLDLYKKRALADLLRALAKVEGIEWIRLHYAFPTGFPMDVLEVMRAEPKVCNYIDIPLQHISDPILKSMRRGTTRAKTTRLLEAFREKVPGMAIRTTLIVGYPGETDADFEILKEWVRETRFERLGCFTYSHEENTHAFNLEDDVSEATKQARASEIMELQAQISWELNQEKVGKTFRCMIDRQEGGYFIGRTEFDSPDVDNEVRVDAAKHYLRVGDFAEIRVTEAGDFDLIGEPVA